DNA from Bacteroidota bacterium:
CTCGACCTGGTTCAATATGATCGACTGGCCCGAGTCGGCCACATCACTGGTAATCTCAATACCCCTGTTAATAGGACCCGGATGCATTATAATGATCCGTTTTTTAAGCGAATCCAGCAGCTTTTTACTTACTCCATATAGCATAGTATACTCGCGTAATGATGGGAAGTACCTGATATCCTGCCTTTCAAGCTGAATACGGAGCATATTAGCCACGTCGCACCATTCAAGTGCTTTTCGAAGATCGTACTCCGTTTTAACACCAAGTGAATTGATGTATTTAGGCATTAAAGTTGTCGGCCCGCATACCATCACCTCGGCACCCAGTTTTTGCAAACAAAATATATTTGACAAAGCCACCCTCGAATGAAGGATATCCCCTATTATCGCTACTTTTTTTCCTTTTACATCACCCAGTTGTTCACGTATAGAGTAAGCGTCCAATAAAGCCTGCGTAGGATGTTCGTGCGCTCCATCTCCCGCATTGATAATCTTTGAATTTACATGCTTTGACAGGAACATGGCCGCACCAGGACTGGGATGCCGCATAACAACCATGTCCACTTTCATGGCCAGGATATTATTCACCGTATCGATCAGTGTTTCTCCCTTTTTTACCGATGAGCCCGAAGATGAAAAGTTTATTACATCAGCGGAGAGGCGCTTTTCGGCCAGTTCGAAAGATATCTTGGTGCGCGTTGAATTCTCGAAGAAGAGGTTGGCTATTGTGGTATCACGCAATGAAGGAACTTTCTTAATGGGGCGGTTAATCACTTCTTTAAAATTGTCGGCAGTTAAAAAAATAAGTTCAATATCATCCTTGGTCAGGTCTTTTATTCCAAGCAGGTGTTTGGTACTTAGTTTGGTCATAGTTGTTAGTTGTTGGTTGTTAGTTGCTGGCTGTTTGCATGTGGTCTGGCAACCGACAACTTACAACCAACAACCGATAACCCTTTATTTTTCCTCATTTGTATATAACCATACTCCGTCACTTCCGTCCGTTTCCTTCCACTCTACCTTTACTTTTTCCGATGCCACCGAATCAATTGTTTTGCCGACATATTTCGCCTGGATAGGCACATTCCGGCTCAACCTGCGGTCTATCAGTACCAGCAATTCAACATCATTTGGCCGGCCAAAGGCAAGCATGGCATCAAGCCCGGCACGTATAGTTCGGCCGGTAAACAATACATCGTCAATAAGGATAACATTTTTACCCTCTATTATAAAGTCGATCTGGGTTGAGTTCGGGATAAGCTCCTTCATCCGGAAATCATCCCGATGAAAAGTCACATCAAGGCTCCCTAATTTAAGATCCTTACTTTTAAGAATATTGGAAAGTTCCGCATGCAGGCGCCTAGCCAGATACACACCTCTGGGCTGAAGCCCGATAATAACGGTGTTTGAAAATTTATTATGAATTTCTATTAATTGGTAACAAAGCCGGGTAATTGTGAGTTCGAAAGCTTTTTTTTCGAGAATCAGTTTTGGCTTCATTATTTAAAGATTTAGCAAATATAGTGATTATTTGTTTATTGAATTTACAAACGGCCTTGATATGCGAAAGATTATTACGATTTTTGTTTACCCCTGAAATTAACAGCGACAATAAATGTTGACATATTCAGCCATATTATTTTCTTTAATACTTAATTACCCTCTATGGTTTGTAATATTTTGTTTATTGACCGGTGCGGGCTATAGTCTTATCCTTTACTATCGTGATCACAAACTGAATGAATTCCCGCAATGGCTCATTTACTTAATATCCGGACTACGGTTTTTGGTGGTAAGCATCGTCTCCTTCCTGTTATTGTCGCCGCTTTTGAGGTCCACCACAAAAACCAGCGAAAAGCCCGTTATTATTATCGCGCAGGACAATTCTGAATC
Protein-coding regions in this window:
- the pyrR gene encoding bifunctional pyr operon transcriptional regulator/uracil phosphoribosyltransferase PyrR; amino-acid sequence: MKPKLILEKKAFELTITRLCYQLIEIHNKFSNTVIIGLQPRGVYLARRLHAELSNILKSKDLKLGSLDVTFHRDDFRMKELIPNSTQIDFIIEGKNVILIDDVLFTGRTIRAGLDAMLAFGRPNDVELLVLIDRRLSRNVPIQAKYVGKTIDSVASEKVKVEWKETDGSDGVWLYTNEEK
- a CDS encoding aspartate carbamoyltransferase catalytic subunit, encoding MTKLSTKHLLGIKDLTKDDIELIFLTADNFKEVINRPIKKVPSLRDTTIANLFFENSTRTKISFELAEKRLSADVINFSSSGSSVKKGETLIDTVNNILAMKVDMVVMRHPSPGAAMFLSKHVNSKIINAGDGAHEHPTQALLDAYSIREQLGDVKGKKVAIIGDILHSRVALSNIFCLQKLGAEVMVCGPTTLMPKYINSLGVKTEYDLRKALEWCDVANMLRIQLERQDIRYFPSLREYTMLYGVSKKLLDSLKKRIIIMHPGPINRGIEITSDVADSGQSIILNQVENGVAIRMAILYLLAGRAEE